A segment of the Salvelinus namaycush isolate Seneca chromosome 3, SaNama_1.0, whole genome shotgun sequence genome:
tcctaacatttatatatttcttaattccattgttttacttttagatttgtgtattgtgaattgttagatactactgcactgttgcaactaggaacacaagcatttcgctacacccgcaataatatcttctaaatatgtgtatgtgaccaataaaatgttatttgaagtAGGCATTGAGCTATAATTACTTTTGAATTAGTTATATTGAGCTGATATAGAGAGGAGATCTCACCCATAGAGCCCATGCAGGTAGATATTCAAACACCTTCTATCCAAATTCATGTGAAATCTTTTCTATTGTGATCACTGTGTGGACCACCTACATATGTTCTTCACCTCACTTCCTGTTGTCCCTCACTCACAGGAAAGAGGAGCGCAGTCTTCAGAAACACTGTCTCGCTGCAACAATTTAACTTTCAAGTCATCCTACATTCATGCACTAGTATGAGCTTTTGGGTGACAATTAAAAGCGGCTGTTGATTAACACTTTGACGGGCCACTTATCGTTTTAAATTTAACATTAAGAGTTAAAGCTGGAAATTTGGccatgtgtaaaaaaaaaaaagaaattgtTCCATTTAGTCATCTCTCTGTGGTTATCAAGTGTGTGTCAGAGGGCTATGAGGTGGGAGGCATTTCCCTGCAGTGCTCTGATGTTTACATTCACCAACAGTTACAGATGTCTAAGGGGGATGGGTGTCTATTTTGTGGTTTCCTTTGAGGAAATACTTCTACGACAGTTCTTTGAGCTTTGCTTGTCGAATATATGTGGTCCTAAGGTTTATTAACAGTCCATTCTGAGAATATTGTCTAGCTTAGGCTAGTTATGACATTGTTATTAAGTCATGACCATtagacatttacattacatttttcatGTTAACCATcccaatttttttttacctttatttaactaggcaagtcagttaattttagaacaaattcttattttcaatgacggccttggaacagtgggttaactgccttgttcaggggcagaacaacagatttaccttgtcagcttggggattcgatcttgcaatctttcggttactagtccaatgctctaaccactaagctacctgccgccgaATAAGTCTGTACAAGAAAAAGGGAGACAGGTTGTATAGTTCATTGGCTGCTTTAATAGTCACAGAAACTAATTCACTCCATATACAATGCAGATCTTCACAGTTCATATTCCAATACATCCTTTTTCCAAAAGTATTTATGTACATTTCAGTTTTTCCTCAAGGGTTATTGCAAAATAAAATTTGAATTTAAACATTTTACAAAAGTAcatgaaataaattaaaaaactaaaactaaatagacataaaaaataaataaaccatTCAGTAGTATTCACTGCATCAAGCTTTTCAGGGGGACAATACTGAAAATGACCACGGCAATAGCTGGCTAatgttaaaatgtaaaaaaatataattgTCATCAGGATGTGTATCGTTCTACCATCATAGGCCAGGTAGAGTTGGTAGGTTTCTGTCCAGCTGTTATAATCAGTAATTGATTCACCAAATAAAGCATATACCTCAACAAGACTTTTAAGAAATGAGAGCTATGTATTGTAATGGATATACTATAGCTCACAGCCTAAAGAGTAGGATTTTTTTCTCCATCTGATTAGATTCAATTCAACTCCTATGTTTCACATAGTGTATGTCGATATAGTTATAGTAAATACATATTTCAAAGCTCAGAGGGAAAAGCTACCTATTCACTTGTTGCATAACGGTAAGGTACAACTGCTCAAACTGTCAAATGTCCCACTCTGCCTAAATCAAATACCTCATAACCATGGCATTCAAAAAGATGCAACATTCACAACTTCTGCCCTTCGAAGTTGTGATCTCATGACTAGcattagggctcccgagtggcgcagcggtctaaggcactgcatctcagtgctaaaggcgtcactacaaacaccctggtttgaatccaggctgtataacaaccggccgtgattgggagtcccatagggcggcgcacaattggtccagcgttgtctgggtttggccagtgtagacggtcattgtaaataagaatttgatcaaaactgacttgcctagttaaataaaacattaagataatatacagttgaaatcggatgtttacatacacttaggttggagtcattaaaactcgtttttcatccactccacaaatttcttgttaacaaactatagttttggcgagCCGGGtagtacatctactttgtgcatgacacaagtcatttttccaacaattgtttacagacattgtttcacttataattcactgtatcacaattccagtgggtccgaaatgtacatacactatgttgactgtgcctttaaacagcttggaaaattccagaaaatgtcatggctttataagcttgataggctaattgacgtcatttgagtcaattggaggtgtacctgtggatgtatttcaaggcctaccgtcaaactcagtgcctctttgcttgacatcatgggaaaatcaaaagaaatcagccaaaacctcagaaaataattgtagacctccacaagtctggttcatccttgggagcaaattccaaacgcctgacagtaccacgttcatctgtacaaacaatagtacgcaagtataaacaccatgggaccacgcagccatcataccgcccaggaaggagacgagttctgtctccttgagatgaacgtactttggtgcgaaaagtgcaaatcaatcccagaacaacagcaaaggaccttgtgaagatgctggaggaaacgggtacaaacgtatctatatccacagtaaaacgagtcctatatcgacataacctgaaaggccgctcagcaaggaagaagccactaatCCAAAGCCACCAGTaaaaagatcatactttttggagaaatatctgatgaaacaaaaattgaactgtttggccataatgaccatcgttatttttggagtaaaaagggggacgcttacaagccgaagaacaccatcccaaccgtgaagcacgggggtggcagcatcatgttgtgggggtgctttgctgcaggagggaataATGCACTTCAAaatatagatggcatcatgagggaggaaaattatgtagatattttgaagcaacatctcaagacatcagtcaggaagttaaagcttggtcgcaaatgggtcttccaaatggacaatgaccccaagcatacttccaaagttgggacaacaaagtcaaggtattggagtggccatcacaaagccctgacttcaatcctatagaaaatttgtgggcagaactgaaaaagcttgtgcgagcaaggactgagtttaaatgtgtttggctaaggtgtatgtaaacttccaacttcaactgtatacactaccattcaaaagtttagggtcacttagaaatgtcattgtttctGAAGGAAAATcacatgttttgtccattaaaataacatcaaattgataagatatacagtgtagacattgttaatgttgtcaatgacttgtagctggaaacggcatattttttatggaatttctacataggcgtacagaggcccattatcagcaaccatcacacctgtgttccaatggcacgttgtgttagctaatccaagtttatcattttaaaaggctaattgatcattagaaaacccttttgcaaagatgttagcacagctgaaaactgttgttctgattaaagaagctcaagtagtctaaagaaggccagttttattgcatcagcatttgtgggttcgattacaggctcaaaatgtccagaaacaaaacttgtttctgaaactcgtcagtctattcttgttctgagaaatgaaggctattccagatctcgtacaatgctgtgtactactcccttcacagaacagcgcaaactggctctaaccagaatagaaagagtgggaggccccggtgcacaactgagcaagaggacaagtacattagtgtgtctagtttgagaaagacgcctcaagtcctcaactgtcagcttcattaaatagtacccgcaaaacaccagtctcaacgtcaacagtgatgaggcgactccgggatgctggccttctaggcagagttgcaaagaaaaagccatctctcagactggccaataaaaataaaatattaagatggccAAAAGAACACAGATAGTGGACAGAGGacctctgtctagaaggccagcatcccagagtcacctcttcactgttgacgttgctgataataggcctctgtacgcctatgtagatattacataaaaatctgccgtttccagctacaatagtcatttacaacattaacaatgtctacactgtatatctatcaattttatgttactttaatggacaaaaagtgcttttctttcaaaaacagacatttctaagtgaccccaaacttttgaacggtagtgtatataaagaATTGTGTTAAATTGGGCACAATGATAAAGTATGATACAGCCTGTTGGTGGCACTACTGTAATGACACGACTCTTGATGTGATAACATCACAATGTTGTGATGGAACAGACTGATATGTTGTTGGAATGGACCTGCACACAAATGGTACAAAGCAGATGCTACAGGAAGATTCTCTCAGATACTCTCACCTGAGGCTTTGTTCTTAAAAGACGTGACACGATAAACAAACAAAAGGTACATTGCAATGCAAATACATAAATGTAGTTCAGAAACACTGACTATAATCCAGGCCTATCGGTCTGGAGTCTAAATCATTTACATTTGAGGAGGACAACAAAAAAGGGAATTTTAGAATTGTGACATTGCATTTGACTACTGTCCAAAGCAGGGTATGATGAGGTAGTGAACACTTGCTTCTACTGCAATAATGTTTTGTATTATTCAATGAGGGGATGAAACTGCAGAGCATACCAATCAAAACATTAATGGCATATTGCAACTGGCATTGGTTTACAAAAAAAACCATACACTCCCACATTTGTCACATCTGGCCTAGGACCAACACCATGGGCCTAAGCATTGTCACTCCCCGACAAGGTGTTTGTGCCAAAACAAACCAATACACAGCCCTCCGTTTTGTTTGACATCGCAAGCGAGAAATAACTTGAGTACCATTACTTGAAAAAAAAAGATCCATCCACTATGAAGGTGTAAAAACGGTTGGTTGTCCACTTCTAACCACCAGGGATGATTTCTAAGCTTCAGCTCATCTCAACCTGAGAGATTTCAGAGTCAAATAGTAAGGTGGTTTTGTAGCACAAGCATGTCGATGAACCAGCAGCACATTGACACATATCGACAGACAGTCCATTACTGAAGAACACAGTACTTCTTATAGTCAGACTCAAAGTCCTCGTCCATGCAAGTTGTGTCGGCCATCTTTTTGCCGTCAGTTTTGGGCATGAACAGAGAATAATCCACTTCCTGCTGCTCATAGAACAGGATATAGGCAGAGTCTGCATCAATCTCCTCTGACTGCAACTCCTTAACACAGAAAACACAGTGAGGTTTGTTTATACTTGTGAACTTTAAATAACTGAGTTACAGATGACAATGAACACTGCATCACATAGCAGAGATATACGTTCTGTTTTTGGCATACAGCTTACCTTACAGCTACTGTCGTTGTAACAGTACCACTTTTCATTTGGGTTTTTGGCATATGTCACATAGTGGCCTCCTCCTAGGATCCCTGAATGGCACTGCAAACCCAAAAGTGATTGGGGGTTAGAGGATATTTCAGATGGTAGATAGACAGTCACTTTACTCTAAGGCTTCAGGCTAGAACAGTACAATTCTTACAGAGAAAAACAAATATTTGACCCGCTTAATACTTACTGAAATTGCATACAAGTTGTACATGGCATCCAGGTAGATTTTGTCTCTTTGGCCTTGGGAGGCCTCCAGATCCATGCTGTCCTCGGGGTAGCCATTGCTGTTTAGCTCAGACACAGACATTGTGTTGTCACATTCTCTGGCCGTGTCCTCACCAGAGGTGGAGTCACCGAGGCCTTCTCCCATGCTCCCCTTCCTCATCCTGCTGGCCTCCAGCTCCATGGGGCTCTCCCTGCCACTGTCCAGGCTCTCCTTACTGAGGGACAGTTGGTACCTGCTTCCCGTGGGAAACACCAGCCCACGGCCCTGTCTCCTGCCCTCACTCTGAGGGCTGCAGTTGGGGCAGACGTCTCTGCTGAGGGGGGTGCTGGCCATCCTCCCTGAGCACAGAGAGTCTGCAAACAGACACATATTCATAGAAGAACACCAGCCTCCTTTAAATAATAAGTGGGATATGACAGGTACATCTGAAACCCGTCAAGAATCTATACAAACCTTTCCCATTGTTGAGAGTCAGGGCAGGGTTACAGACAGTGTCTCCACCCCCAGACTTTTGCACTCCTCCCTCTGTGTCGTGTAGCTCCTCCCCCAGCTTATCCCTCCAGCTCTCTTGGCTTTGGTCTGCATCTCTTGGGGTCAGGAAAGCACTGGGGTCAAACGTCTCCCTGGGAAACCTAACAATCTTCTGGGATTTGATCCACCGCCCATTCATAAACTGGAACCGTTTTAAATGAATTATCTGCAATTCAAATGGACAGAATAAAGGGGTTTTAGAGTGGGTGGTGTCATGTGCAATCTTGCACTTCAGACATAGCATTGAAAATGTTTGAGTTGGGGTTTATTCATGTATATTTGAATAGGTTTCAACTGCTATTGACACATATGAATAGGCACATATACGTATTGACACATATGAatagggagaggacagggaagtTAACGCAGAGGGAATGAGCTCTATGTCTGACCAGGATGGGCGGCAGCCTCCACAGGTCCAGTTTCTTGGTGGCCAGGCGGTGGGTCTTGCACTTGGAGCAGTAGTAGAGCTCATCTTCTCCCAGCTCTTCCTCACTGGTAAAGGCCTGCAGACAGCTGTCCAGACTGATGGGCTCTGCCTGGGCCCTGCGACTCTGTTCCACACTGGGGTGCTCCTCCACGATCTGCAGGACAGACAAACATTACTTAGTGTATGACGTATATCCATTAGATATCGAATAAATACATTGATATGACCCCTAGGGTTCCTGCTGCTGTTATCCCCAGCCTCAtgtctctcttaccctctcctgAGAGGTCTGGTAGCGGAGGTGCAGAGCAGTGGGGTCCCAGTCCACAGCCATGAAGGCATTTCCCACAGCAGCCCTCTCATCGTTACACTCCACTGTGCAGCCTCTGCAGAACCTGAGGGGGACAACAATACAGGGTATGAAATGAACAGATTCTCTATCTTCAACCGTATAGTGATATGTTGTACTGTGGTGACAGACTTAATTACCTGTACCACGGACACCAAGCGCAGGAGTTGCCATCTTTCTGCACCACGCGCAGGGTGAAGGGATACTGGTAGCCCATGCTGTCATCactgtgttcacacacacacacagatcagcaTCACACACCTGTACCTTTAGGAGAACACTGAACACTGCAAAGCCACCTGACAAAATACAGAGAGTGGTCTGGAGAGACTGACCAGTCCTGGGCGTGGTTGCTGGCCTCCTGAGGGGGCAAGGGACTGGCCAGGCGTGACACCTGGGTCCACACAGAATCATACAGGTCCCTGGTCCTGGTGTGGACTGTACATGGCACGATTAACGGCATCCCAAACAGGCTGGGGCGGTTCTTCTGACTGGACAGGAAGTATAACTCTGCCCGCATCTACAAAACAAACACAAATGACCCATGGTTTAGAAGTGAGCATTATATAGACTTTGACTAATCTTGATGCACTGCTAATCTTCTCTCCATCTTTAGCCCATCCTGCAGTTCTTACCATCTTCCTGTGGATGGTGATAATGTACCCAGTGAAGGGGCTGTCTGAAGGGAGCACCTCGGGGCCGTCGGGGAGACCGTTAGCAAGGCTGCCCTCTGTGCCACAGGGAACCACAGTGCTGGGCATGCCCTTGGGGATCAGTCCCAGGTTCAGAGAGTTACTGTCAGTTACCATGGTAGCGTTCCCATAGGCTAGTGCTTGAGCTTCTGGAGATGACACGAAGAACAAATGTTATACGTTATATTTTCTAGTGTCAAAGTATCTACCTTTTTTCATCTGTTTTATAGAACCTGTGCATTTGTTTACATTCCAAGGTGTGTTTGGTTGCTACTTCTTTGGATTCTAAACCCCTTTCATCACTTCTTACGGATTGCCTTTAAAAAAGGAATGAAACGTCGCTAATGAACAGAAGAACCAATTGGTATACCATCTGTTTGTGTGGGAGTGGACACCACAGACGTGGGTGCACTTGGCACCGGGATCTCAAACGCACACAGGAAGCCGCACACCGCCCGACGCACTTTCTGGTTGTCCAGTGGAAAATTCTAAAAATAGGGTAGACAGACAATCATTAGTCTACGTGCAGACTGTGATATTGACAGTGTGATGGATGGATGTACAGTGCTGGAGGATAGATGACGGCTCCACCTTAATGTTGGAGGCATGTACTTCAGCCAGGAGGATCTGCTCAGGATTCAGGCAGCAGAGCTCACTCAGGAGTCTCTTCAGGCCTGTGTACTTCTCATCCGCATTGAGCCGGAGCCCATACCGCACTGGGCATGACCCATCCAGCTTAATgactggacagaggaagcaaAGAGAAAAGTGTTTCAGAGGCACGGGATCCAATATACATTCCCTCAAAAGACAACAGGAACAAAATAGCTTTCTGTTCAACACCACACTGTTACTGTAAAGCTCAGAGTCCAGTACAAGAAAGGGTGGACAGGCGACAGACTTCGAGACATATCTCCAATATGATGCTTATGTTTCATCTTTTGGAATGTATTTTCTGGATGTTgcactgtagtactgtatacacTGCATTTCACTAAACCCACAATAAGATCTGCTAAATATGCgtacgtgaccaatacaatttgatttataaGGCTCACCTATGATCTCTAAGTGCATGGAGTTATCCatgggcagagggagagagaggaagttgAAGGGATCAAAGCGTGCACTGACGTGGCCACAGGTCTTGCACTTGACCTGTGACCTGAGCTGGCCATGGAACAGGTCCACCACAATGGAGCGGTTTCTCCTCAGGTGATTCTCCCACGCCTGGGGGAACACAATTCACCATCATCACACCAGACAATAATAtacgccatttagcagacactttaagCCAAAGCGActcagtcatgcgtgcatacatttcaCATTTGGGTGGtccccgggaatcgaacccactaccctggcgttacaagtaccatgctctaccaattgaCCTACAAAGGACAACTTCTAGCAGTTCAAGATGACACAGAAAGCTAATATTACACCTCCAAATCAATATTTATACTCCAACAGCTACATGAGGTGATTCACCTGAGGCCTTATTTCTGGATCTCCCCACCATGACGATAGGAACAGTGTGTATGAACTCTGACCTCAGAAGCAACCTCCCAGTCTGGTCGTCCGTCGCTGTCCTTCAGCTCCACGTAGGGCTTCTCGTGAACACGGTTCAGGTCCTCGTGAAGGCCATCCAGCAGGAAGGCCAGCAGCTCCTGGGAGTCCTGCTGCTGGAAGCCATTGAACCGGGGAGCGTACTTCGCTATCGTCCACTGAGGGAAGAGACGGAGGACAAGGAGAAAATGGAAAAAGACAACCATTTGACTCTTTATTTTTTAGGGTGAAAGAAAGTACTTTTAGGTTGGTAGTCTGTAGTGTTATTGGGGGGTGTCAGTTGGAGGCTTGTTTGTGGACATACTCTGAGTTTCAGAGGGGCCAAGTTCTTCTGTGTTCCGCTCCACAACTCCTGAACCAGATCACCATAGCATTTGGCCATGTGACCCCGCATCCCAATTGGATTGGTCCTGTTATGGACACAAACAGCACAAATTAAAAAGAAACTCACACAATTAATCTCTGCTTGCTGTGGATTTATCTGCCCAAAGAGTATAATAAGCATGTATAATAATACTTTCTTGTATAATAAGCATGCATTCTTTTAAGTCTAAAATAATGCACACGCATACCTGTTGAGCTCGTAAAGGTGGTTTCCTGAGGTGAAGTAGTCTGTGAGAGGCTTGGTGTTGCTCACACACTGGATACTGGAGTTCATGAAGCACGTGTTGCCAAGGTTGCTCAGTCCAGTCGCACCTTTCTCAGTAGGGACTGTGAACAACAGCAGGAGGCAACAGTCTGAGGACGCTATTCAACCATCAAAAGCT
Coding sequences within it:
- the LOC120045064 gene encoding ubiquitin carboxyl-terminal hydrolase 32-like; its protein translation is MGAKESRIGFLSYEEAINRVTNVELQRLKDAFRRTSGLSCYMSQQCFLREVLGDVVPPRIAEVIYSSFGGTSKGLHFNNLIVGLVLLTRGRDEEKAKYIFSLFASDLGNHATREDMESMLQTVDGEIPLSLRKCFSEGEKVNYEKFKSWLLQNKDAFTFSRWLLSSGVCVTLTDDSDTPTFYQTLAGVTHLEESDIIDLEKRYWLLKAQSRTGRFDLETFVALVSPTIHTSLSEGLFHAFDENRDNHIDFKEISCGLSACCRGPLAERQKFCFKVFDVDHDGLLSREEITEMVGALLEVWKDNRTDLLPEADTNVHAIVEDILKEHDTTKQGHLTLEDYQIWSVKSAFANEFLNLLFQVCHIVLGLRPASPEEEGQIIRGWLERASRHGLQPGDYWFLIAVPWWQQWRDYVKYDNKHIVVEQPLVFGTVRSGVGAGTQARAEQGPEGESMASSYSSTEEKFADNISSASEASETTTSGSLLPRGSTATDICFARQHDDTDNQCFLGADGNMVVLRPGAIDNQPLVTSEPLKAPTLTMEGGLLRRSPSLILGRDFEVVPEPVWRALYHWYGANLSLPRPVIRNTKTDCAELELLPRHLLFLRQQQPPARTPQNNVWVNMGNVPSPSAPLKRVLVYTGCFSRVGTIKDIHEYLSQRLRIKEEDMRLWLYNNENYLTLLDDEDHSLEGLKIPDEQYMVIEVRNKDMSWPEEMSFIANSNRMNRHNVPTEKGATGLSNLGNTCFMNSSIQCVSNTKPLTDYFTSGNHLYELNRTNPIGMRGHMAKCYGDLVQELWSGTQKNLAPLKLRWTIAKYAPRFNGFQQQDSQELLAFLLDGLHEDLNRVHEKPYVELKDSDGRPDWEVASEAWENHLRRNRSIVVDLFHGQLRSQVKCKTCGHVSARFDPFNFLSLPLPMDNSMHLEIIVIKLDGSCPVRYGLRLNADEKYTGLKRLLSELCCLNPEQILLAEVHASNIKNFPLDNQKVRRAVCGFLCAFEIPVPSAPTSVVSTPTQTDEAQALAYGNATMVTDSNSLNLGLIPKGMPSTVVPCGTEGSLANGLPDGPEVLPSDSPFTGYIITIHRKMMRAELYFLSSQKNRPSLFGMPLIVPCTVHTRTRDLYDSVWTQVSRLASPLPPQEASNHAQDCDDSMGYQYPFTLRVVQKDGNSCAWCPWYRFCRGCTVECNDERAAVGNAFMAVDWDPTALHLRYQTSQERIVEEHPSVEQSRRAQAEPISLDSCLQAFTSEEELGEDELYYCSKCKTHRLATKKLDLWRLPPILIIHLKRFQFMNGRWIKSQKIVRFPRETFDPSAFLTPRDADQSQESWRDKLGEELHDTEGGVQKSGGGDTVCNPALTLNNGKDSLCSGRMASTPLSRDVCPNCSPQSEGRRQGRGLVFPTGSRYQLSLSKESLDSGRESPMELEASRMRKGSMGEGLGDSTSGEDTARECDNTMSVSELNSNGYPEDSMDLEASQGQRDKIYLDAMYNLYAISCHSGILGGGHYVTYAKNPNEKWYCYNDSSCKELQSEEIDADSAYILFYEQQEVDYSLFMPKTDGKKMADTTCMDEDFESDYKKYCVLQ